The following coding sequences lie in one Apium graveolens cultivar Ventura chromosome 3, ASM990537v1, whole genome shotgun sequence genomic window:
- the LOC141715018 gene encoding auxin-responsive protein SAUR76, translating into MKKLNLMLRKCKTLSRQLGRSSSYSSLRSKSTRDALWGTDQYHSGGVANNGTEHRETIIVGSSRRRYAVKSEFLSHPLLSALIEKSKKQNSGCGNDIIAVKCEVVLFDHLLWMLENADPTNLTSDSLEELADLYVVS; encoded by the coding sequence ATGAAGAAGTTGAATTTGATGTTACGGAAGTGCAAGACGTTGTCGAGACAACTAGGACGAAGCTCGTCTTACAGTAGTTTGCGGTCCAAGTCTACTAGAGATGCACTATGGGGCACTGATCAATATCATAGTGGTGGTGTTGCTAATAACGGAACTGAGCATCGTGAAACGATAATTGTTGGAAGCTCAAGACGACGATATGCTGTGAAGTCCGAGTTCTTAAGTCATCCTTTGTTGAGTGCTCTGATTGAGAAATCGAAGAAGCAAAACTCAGGATGTGGCAATGATATTATAGCGGTGAAATGTGAGGTGGTGCTGTTTGATCATCTCTTATGGATGCTTGAAAATGCTGATCCAACCAATCTTACGTCGGATTCACTTGAAGAACTGGCTGATCTCTACGTCGTCTCATGA
- the LOC141713326 gene encoding uncharacterized protein LOC141713326, translating to MARIACHQLVPSSMALLPLKSTLLHPTSALLLNPSLSLAIGLGSRHYSSKITMSLRAGIVGLPNVGKSTLFNAVVENGKAQAANFPFCTIEPNVGIVGVPDPRLQVLSDLSKSQRAVPASIEFVDIAGLVKGASQGEGLGNKFLSHIREVDSILQVVRCFEDNDIVHVNGRVDPKSDIDVINLELVFSDVDQIEKRIEKLKKGKANPQAKAKEEAEKSALERIQQALMDGKPARSVPLTEFEKESIKHMCLLTMKPVIYVANVAESDLAAPEVNPHVKDVMKLASELKSGIVTVSAQVESELTELPSEERIEFLNSLGVDESGLGNLIRATYDLLGLRTYFTSGEKETKAWTILSGMTAPQAAGVIHSDFEKGFIRAETVAYDDFVAAGSLASAREKGLLRSEGKDYVVKEGDVMLFRFNV from the exons ATGGCTCGAATAGCATGTCATCAATTGGTACCATCATCGATGGCTCTTCTTCCACTCAAGTCTACTCTACTCCATCCTACCTCTGCTCTCCTCTTGAACCCAAGCTTATCTTTAGCAATTGGACTTGGAAGCCGCCATTATTCTTCTAAGATTACCATGAGCTTGAGGGCTGGTATTGTTGGTCTCCCTAATGTTGGAAAATCTACTCTCTTTAACGCTGTT GTTGAGAATGGAAAGGCGCAAGCTGCTAATTTTCCTTTCTGTACAATAGAACCAAATGTAGGAATTGTTGGTGTACCTGATCCACGTCTTCAAGTACTTTCTGACCTCAGCAAATCTCAACGAGCTGTTCCAGCATCTATAGAATTTGTAGATATTGCCGGGCTTGTTAAAGGAGCTAGTCAAGGGGAG GGCTTGGGTAACAAGTTTCTGTCACACATTCGTGAAGTGGACTCCATACTCCAG GTTGTTCGCTGTTTTGAGGATAATGACATTGTTCATGTGAATGGAAGAGTAGATCCAAAGTCTGATATAGATGTCATCAACTTAGAACTTGTTTTCTCGGATGTAGACCAG ATTGAGAAAAGAATTGAGAAACTGAAGAAAGGGAAAGCCAATCCCCAAGCAAAAGCTAAG GAGGAAGCAGAAAAGTCTGCATTGGAAAGAATTCAGCAGGCTCTAATGGATGGAAAACCAGCTCGATCAGTTCCTTTAACAGAGTTTGAAAAGGAGTCTATAAAGCACATGTGTTTACTTACAATGAAGCCAGTCATTTATGTGGCAAACGTAGCAGAATCTGATTTAGCTGCACCCGAAGTAAATCCTCATGTCAAAGACGTGATGAAGCTTGCTTCGGAGTTAAAATCTGGAATAGTAACGGTCTCAGCACAG GTggaatcagaacttactgaacTTCCATCCGAGGAGAGGATAGAATTTTTGAACTCGCTAGGTGTGGATGAAAGTGGCCTTGGAAATCTTATCAGAGCAACATATGACCTTTTAGGACTGCGTACATACTTCACTTCAGGGGAAAAG GAAACCAAGGCATGGACTATACTTTCAG GTATGACTGCACCTCAAGCAGCTGGAGTTATTCATTCGGACTTTGAAAAGGGTTTCATACGAGCAGAGACG GTTGCCTATGATGATTTTGTTGCAGCTGGTTCACTTGCATCTGCAAGGGAGAAAGGACTT TTGAGATCGGAGGGGAAAGATTACGTTGTCAAAGAAGGAGATGTTATGCTGTTTCGTTTCAATGTCTGA
- the LOC141713327 gene encoding peptidyl-prolyl cis-trans isomerase CYP59-like → MSVLIVTSLGDIVVDLHTDRCPLTCKNFLKLCKIKYYNGCLFHNVQKDFTAQTGDPTGTGSGGDSIYKFLYGDQARFFGDEIHLDLKHSKTGTVAMASGGQNLNASQFYMTLRDDLDYLDEKHTIFGEVAEGLETLSRINEAYVDEKGRPYKNIRIKHTYILEDPFDDPPQLAELVPDASPEGKPKDEVDDEVRLEDDWVPMDEQLTPGELEEVIRTKEAHSRAVVLESIGDIPDAEIKPPENVLFVCKLNPVTEDEDLHTIFSRFGTVTSADIIRDFKTGDSLCYAFIEFEDTEACNQAYFKMDNALIDDRRIHVDFSQSVAKLWSQYRRKDQQNGNKKGCFKCGAPDHIAKDCTGSPTAKHQPAKYILKDDNTQRGSDSKSRYDMVFDGDSGGSPRRKKAHGKSDVRDFNGKPNVDHLSQNERKSRDSRNKDLHDRHRHIDRIIEQRDDERDGGRIHSRSGRDQGHSRREGREFRNESGSIHRDEKVRDEYKRRSLESESLEDEKHERQYSKRSTDEGRHRDARESKNRSHPGDRRDDRHYEKVSAKNNLRIDTREERESKRSVEKDHAGRGYDREYRKRDAEIVFQGNRRDDSDYKRRRKDNDVQAVRTDNGSERKGKLYDSRRDRIDESNGRKTHAISDFHKSSKERDYEKRNTK, encoded by the exons ATGTCGGTTCTGATTGTGACAAGCCTGGGCGACATCGTCGTTGATTTACATACCGATCGTTGTCCATTAACGTGCAAAAATTTCTTAAAGCTCTGCAA GATTAAGTATTACAATGGATGCCTGTTTCACAATGTGCAGAAGGATTTTACTGCACAGACCGGTGATCCTACTGGGACGGGATCAGGCGGGGACTCTATTTACAA ATTCTTATATGGAGATCAAGCTCGCTTTTTTGGTGACGAGATTCACTTGGATTTGAAGCATTCGAAGACTGGCACAGTTGCTATGGCCAGTGGCGGACAGAATCTGAACGCTTCTCAG TTCTACATGACACTGCGTGATGATCTTGACTATCTGGACGAAAAGCACACT ATTTTTGGGGAGGTTGCTGAAGGGCTTGAAACACTGAGTAGGATAAATGAAGCTTACGTCGATGAGAAAGGCAGGCCATACAAAAATATCAG AATTAAGCACACTTATATACTTGAAGATCCTTTTGACGATCCACCACAACTTGCTGAGCTTGTGCCAGATGCTTCTCCTGAAGGGAAACCTAAAGACGAG GTTGATGATGAGGTACGACTTGAAGATGACTGGGTACCCATGGACGAGCAACTGACTCCAGGAGAGCTTGAGGAAGTCATCAGAACAAAGGAAGCACATTCCAGAGCAGTAGTACTTGAAAGT ATTGGGGACATTCCTGATGCCGAGATAAAGCCCCCCGAGAATGTGTTGTTTGTTTGCAAGCTAAATCCAGTAACAGAA GATGAGGATTTGCACACAATTTTCTCACGGTTTGGAACTGTAACTTC GGCTGACATAATCCGGGATTTTAAAACTGGGGACAGTTTATGCTATGCTTTCATTG AATTTGAAGATACAGAAGCGTGCAATCAAGCTTATTTTAAG ATGGATAATGCTTTAATTGATGATAGAAGAATACATGTTGATTTTAGTCAAAGTGTTGCAAAACTGTGGTCTCAATACAGGCGTAAAGATCAGCAGAATGGAAACA aaaaaggttgctttaaaTGTGGTGCTCCTGATCATATTGCCAAGGATTGTACTGGTAGCCCAACTGCAAAGCACCAACCTGCAAAGTACATCTTAAAAGATGACAATACCCAGCGTGGTAGTGACAGCAAGTCTAG GTATGATATGGTTTTTGATGGAGACTCTGGTGGAAGTCCACGACGGAAAAAGGCACATGGAAAATCTGATGTCAGGGATTTCAATGGAAAACCTAATGTGGACCACCTAAGTCAGAATGAACGCAAGTCCAGGGATTCGAGAAACAAGGACTTGCATGATAGGCATCGGCATATAGACAGAATTATAGAACAGAGAGATGATGAGAGGGATGGGGGTAGAATTCATTCACGGAGTGGTAGAGATCAAGGTCACAGCAGAAGGGAAGGGAGGGAGTTTAGAAACGAGAGTGGCAGTATTCACAGAGATGAGAAAGTGCGTGATGAGTATAagagaaggagtttagaaagtGAGAGTCTCGAAGACGAGAAGCATGAGAGACAATATTCAAAGAGGAGTACAGATGAAGGTAGGCATAGGGATGCAAGGGAGTCAAAAAATAGGAGTCATCCTGGAGATAGGAGGGATGACAGACATTATGAAAAGGTAAGTGCAAAGAATAACTTGCGTATAGATACAAGGGAGGAGAGAGAGAGTAAACGGAGTGTAGAGAAGGATCATGCAGGCAGAGGGTATGATAGAGAGTACAGAAAGAGGGATGCAGAGATTGTATTCCAGGGAAACAGAAGGGATGACAGTGATTATAAGCGGAGGAGAAAAGATAACGATGTTCAAGCTGTTCGGACCGATAATGGAAGTGAAAGAAAGGGTAAACTATATGATAGTAGGCGAGACAGGATAGATGAGTCAAATGGTAGAAAGACCCATGCCATTTCTGATTTTCACAAAAGCAGCAAGGAGCGGGATTATGAAAAGAGAAACACGAAGTAA